The following coding sequences lie in one Saccharopolyspora hordei genomic window:
- a CDS encoding segregation/condensation protein A has protein sequence MTEPAAGEEKAPGENGGSGGFTVRLENFEGPFDLLLQLISQHQLDVTEVALHKVTDEFIAYTKALGEKWDLDETTEFLVVAATLLDLKAARLLPAAEVEDEADLALLEARDLLFARLLQYRAYKQVAALFGELEAGALRRYPRAVSLEERFENLLPEVRLGVDPQQFAEIAAAVFRPKPPPTVSLDHIHQHSVSVREHAALLRVRLAEKGSATFPELTSDCGHTIEVVARFLALLELYREKVLQFEQETPLGELLVRWVGGSLEEAKADAEAQRASADEEEYG, from the coding sequence GTGACCGAACCCGCCGCCGGGGAGGAGAAGGCACCGGGGGAGAACGGCGGCAGCGGTGGCTTCACCGTCCGCCTGGAGAACTTCGAGGGCCCCTTCGACCTGCTGCTCCAGCTGATCTCGCAGCACCAGCTGGACGTCACCGAGGTCGCGCTGCACAAGGTCACCGACGAGTTCATCGCCTACACCAAGGCGTTGGGCGAGAAGTGGGACCTCGACGAGACCACCGAGTTCCTCGTGGTCGCCGCCACCCTGCTCGACCTCAAGGCGGCCCGGCTGCTGCCCGCGGCCGAGGTGGAGGACGAAGCGGACCTCGCGCTGCTGGAAGCCCGGGACCTGCTGTTCGCGCGGTTGCTCCAGTACCGCGCGTACAAGCAGGTGGCGGCGCTGTTCGGCGAGCTGGAGGCGGGGGCGCTGCGGCGCTACCCGCGTGCGGTGTCGCTGGAGGAGCGGTTCGAGAACCTGCTGCCGGAGGTGCGCCTCGGCGTCGACCCGCAGCAGTTCGCCGAGATCGCGGCCGCGGTGTTCCGGCCGAAGCCGCCGCCCACCGTGTCGCTGGACCACATCCACCAGCACAGCGTCTCGGTCCGCGAGCACGCGGCGCTGCTCCGGGTGCGGCTGGCGGAGAAGGGCAGCGCCACCTTCCCCGAGCTCACCTCCGACTGCGGGCACACCATCGAGGTGGTGGCGCGGTTCCTGGCGCTGCTGGAGCTCTACCGCGAGAAGGTGCTGCAGTTCGAGCAGGAGACGCCGCTGGGCGAGCTGCTCGTGCGGTGGGTGGGCGGCAGCCTCGAGGAGGCCAAGGCCGACGCCGAGGCGCAGCGCGCCAGCGCCGACGAGGAGGAGTACGGATGA
- a CDS encoding CTP synthase — translation MAPQARTIKHVFVTGGVASSLGKGLTASSLGELLTSRGLRVTMQKLDPYLNVDPGTMNPFQHGEVFVTEDGAETDLDIGHYERFLDRDLTRNANVTTGQVYSAVIAKERRGEYLGDTVQVIPHITDQIKARIRAMAEPDEDGRTPDVVITEVGGTVGDIESLPFLEACRQVRHDVGRDNCFFLHVSLVPFLAPSGELKTKPTQHSVAALRNIGIQPDALVCRADRDLPEDLKRKIALMCDVDSDGVVACPDAPSIYDIPRVLHAEGLDAYLVRRLGLPFRDVDWSVWGDLLDRVHNPSEKVRIALVGKYVDLPDAYLSVTEALRAGGFAHRAKVEISWVGSDTCETEAGAAQALSGMDGVLIPGGFGVRGIEGKLGAIRYARTHGIPTLGLCLGLQCMVIETARSLAGLERANSTEFEEPCQHPVISTMADQHDVISGDRDMGGTMRLGSYPAKLVDGSIVAEAYGTTEVAERHRHRYEVNNAYRDQLSKAGLVFSGTSPDGRLVEFVELPREQHPFFVGTQAHPELKSRPTRPHPLFAAFVKAALDYRAAERLPVELEPVEEPAPSA, via the coding sequence TTGGCGCCGCAAGCACGCACGATCAAGCACGTGTTCGTCACGGGGGGCGTGGCCTCCTCGTTGGGAAAGGGGCTCACGGCGTCCAGCCTGGGTGAGCTGCTGACCTCCCGCGGTCTGCGGGTGACCATGCAGAAGCTCGACCCCTACCTCAACGTCGACCCGGGGACGATGAACCCGTTCCAGCACGGTGAGGTGTTCGTCACCGAGGACGGCGCGGAGACCGACCTCGACATCGGTCACTACGAGCGGTTCCTGGACCGGGACCTGACCCGCAACGCCAACGTGACGACCGGCCAGGTGTACTCCGCGGTGATCGCCAAGGAGCGCCGCGGCGAGTACCTGGGCGACACCGTGCAGGTCATCCCGCACATCACCGACCAGATCAAGGCCCGCATCCGGGCGATGGCCGAGCCGGACGAGGACGGCCGGACCCCCGACGTGGTGATCACCGAGGTCGGCGGCACCGTCGGCGACATCGAGTCGCTGCCGTTCCTGGAGGCCTGCCGCCAGGTGCGCCACGACGTCGGTCGGGACAACTGCTTCTTCCTGCACGTCTCGCTGGTGCCGTTCCTGGCGCCGTCCGGGGAGCTCAAGACCAAGCCCACCCAGCACTCGGTGGCCGCGTTGCGCAACATCGGCATCCAGCCCGACGCGCTGGTGTGCCGCGCGGACCGGGACCTGCCGGAGGACCTCAAGCGCAAGATCGCGCTGATGTGCGACGTCGACTCCGACGGCGTGGTGGCCTGCCCGGACGCCCCGTCGATCTACGACATCCCGCGCGTGCTGCACGCCGAGGGCTTGGACGCCTACCTGGTGCGACGGCTGGGGCTGCCGTTCCGCGACGTGGACTGGTCGGTGTGGGGCGACCTGCTGGACCGGGTGCACAACCCGTCGGAGAAGGTGCGGATCGCCCTGGTCGGCAAGTACGTGGACCTGCCCGACGCCTACCTGTCGGTGACCGAGGCGCTGCGCGCCGGTGGCTTCGCGCACCGCGCGAAGGTGGAGATCTCCTGGGTGGGGTCGGACACCTGCGAGACCGAGGCCGGTGCTGCGCAGGCGCTGTCCGGTATGGACGGTGTGCTCATCCCCGGCGGCTTCGGGGTCCGCGGCATCGAGGGCAAGCTCGGCGCCATCCGCTACGCCCGCACCCACGGCATCCCCACCCTCGGGCTGTGCCTGGGCCTGCAGTGCATGGTGATCGAGACGGCCCGGTCGCTGGCCGGGCTGGAGCGGGCCAACTCCACGGAGTTCGAGGAGCCCTGCCAGCACCCGGTGATCAGCACCATGGCCGACCAGCACGACGTCATCTCCGGTGACCGGGACATGGGCGGCACCATGCGGCTGGGTTCCTACCCGGCGAAGCTGGTCGACGGTTCGATCGTGGCCGAGGCCTACGGCACGACCGAGGTGGCCGAGCGGCACCGGCACCGCTACGAGGTGAACAACGCCTACCGCGACCAGCTGAGCAAGGCGGGGCTGGTGTTCTCCGGCACCTCGCCGGACGGCCGGCTGGTGGAGTTCGTGGAGCTGCCGCGCGAGCAGCACCCGTTCTTCGTGGGCACCCAGGCGCACCCGGAGCTCAAGAGCCGTCCGACGCGCCCGCACCCGCTGTTCGCCGCGTTCGTCAAGGCGGCGCTGGACTACCGCGCCGCCGAGCGGCTGCCGGTCGAGCTGGAGCCGGTGGAGGAGCCCGCGCCGAGCGCGTGA
- the xerD gene encoding site-specific tyrosine recombinase XerD — protein MGFDALPSGLREAITGYLDHLAVERGTARSTLDSYARDLRRYAEFLVSAGVTALDEVRAQHLSDFVAELREGTELRPPLASSSAARALVAARGLHRFAHAEGTLAVDVAREVAPPSLPKRLPKALSVDDVGTLLDHAGGDDAKGLRDRALLELLYSTGARISEAVGLDLDDVDRTDRTVRLDGKGGRQRLVPIGRPALEALDAYLVRARPALVARGRGSAAVFVNSRGGRLSRQSAWNALKAAARRAGISGDVSPHVLRHSFATHLVEGGADVRVVQELLGHASVTTTQVYTLVTVHALREVYATAHPRAHASG, from the coding sequence ATGGGGTTCGACGCGCTGCCATCCGGGCTGCGCGAGGCGATCACCGGCTACCTCGACCACCTCGCGGTCGAGCGCGGCACCGCCCGCAGCACGCTCGACTCCTACGCCCGGGACCTGCGCCGGTACGCCGAGTTCCTGGTCAGCGCGGGGGTGACCGCGCTCGACGAGGTGCGCGCGCAGCACCTGTCGGACTTCGTGGCCGAGCTGCGGGAAGGCACCGAGCTGCGCCCGCCGCTGGCCTCCTCCTCGGCGGCGCGCGCCCTGGTCGCGGCGCGCGGGCTGCACCGGTTCGCGCACGCCGAGGGCACGCTCGCGGTCGACGTGGCGCGCGAGGTCGCGCCGCCCAGCCTGCCCAAGCGGCTGCCGAAGGCGCTGTCCGTCGACGACGTCGGCACCCTGCTCGACCACGCCGGGGGAGACGACGCCAAGGGACTGCGCGACCGCGCGCTGCTGGAGCTGCTGTACTCCACCGGGGCGCGGATCTCCGAGGCCGTCGGGCTGGACCTCGACGACGTCGACCGCACCGACCGGACCGTGCGGCTCGACGGCAAGGGCGGCCGCCAGCGGCTGGTGCCGATCGGCCGTCCCGCGCTGGAAGCGCTCGACGCCTACCTGGTGCGGGCGCGACCGGCGCTGGTGGCGCGCGGCCGCGGGAGCGCGGCGGTCTTCGTGAACTCGCGCGGCGGCCGGCTCTCCCGGCAGAGCGCGTGGAACGCGCTGAAGGCGGCGGCGCGCCGCGCCGGGATCAGCGGTGACGTCTCCCCGCACGTGCTGCGGCACTCCTTCGCCACGCACCTGGTGGAGGGCGGCGCGGACGTCCGGGTGGTGCAGGAACTGCTCGGGCACGCCTCCGTGACGACGACGCAGGTGTACACGCTGGTCACCGTGCACGCGCTGCGCGAGGTCTACGCGACCGCCCACCCGCGGGCCCACGCTTCGGGGTGA
- a CDS encoding pseudouridine synthase — MTSEHRSSNAAAEGVRLQKVLSRAGVASRRAAEEMILEGRIEVDGEVVTELGRRVDPETAVIHVDGTRVMVNDNLTHLMLNKPRGILCTMSDDQGRPCIGDYLRERQGKLFHVGRLDQDTEGLLLITNDGELANRLMHPRYGVRKTYLAEVLGPVPKDLGQQLRKGVELDDGPVKVDRFKVVDTVRNRALVEVVLHEGRKRIVRRLLKHVGHPVQRLVRTRIGDVRLTSERPGAIRPLNRQEVGSLYRIVGM; from the coding sequence ATGACGTCTGAACACCGTTCGTCCAACGCCGCTGCGGAAGGCGTGCGCCTGCAGAAAGTGCTGTCCAGGGCCGGGGTGGCCTCGCGGCGCGCGGCCGAGGAGATGATCCTCGAGGGGCGCATCGAGGTCGACGGAGAGGTGGTCACCGAACTGGGCCGCCGCGTCGACCCGGAGACCGCGGTCATCCACGTCGACGGCACCCGGGTGATGGTGAACGACAACCTCACCCACCTGATGCTCAACAAGCCGCGCGGCATCCTGTGCACCATGTCCGACGACCAGGGCCGCCCGTGCATCGGCGACTACCTGCGCGAGCGCCAGGGCAAGCTGTTCCACGTCGGGCGCCTGGACCAGGACACCGAGGGCCTGCTGCTGATCACCAACGACGGCGAGCTGGCCAACCGGCTGATGCACCCGCGCTACGGGGTGCGCAAGACCTACCTCGCCGAGGTCCTCGGACCGGTCCCGAAGGACCTGGGCCAGCAGCTGCGCAAGGGCGTGGAGCTCGACGACGGCCCGGTGAAGGTGGACCGGTTCAAGGTCGTCGACACGGTCAGGAACCGCGCGCTGGTCGAGGTCGTGCTGCACGAGGGCCGCAAGCGCATCGTGCGGCGGCTGCTCAAGCACGTCGGCCACCCGGTGCAGCGGCTGGTGCGCACCCGGATCGGCGACGTCCGCCTGACCTCGGAGCGCCCGGGAGCGATCCGACCCCTCAACCGCCAAGAGGTCGGATCGCTCTACCGGATCGTCGGGATGTAG
- a CDS encoding ParA family protein has product MSLPQPSADGRPRGAVDLSIAPETTGHVDGADLAQPRGLGPTGRPRRHIPEPPLLDHHGPASVIAMCNQKGGVGKTTSTINLGASLAEYGRRVLLVDFDPQGALSVGLGVQPHQLEQTIYNVIMERSVSIHDVVRRTSVEGMDLLPSNIDLSAAEVQLVAEVGREQTLARVLQPAIADYDYILVDCQPSLGLLTVNALAAADGVIIPLECEFFSLRGVALLIDTIEKVRERLNPKLEISGILATMFDPRTLHSREVMARVVEAFGDVVFDSVINRTVRFPETTVAGEPITRWAPRSAGAQAYRALAREVIAR; this is encoded by the coding sequence ATGTCGTTGCCGCAGCCCTCCGCCGACGGGCGGCCCCGGGGCGCGGTCGACCTGAGCATCGCCCCCGAGACGACGGGCCACGTGGACGGCGCCGACCTGGCGCAACCCCGCGGTCTCGGTCCCACCGGCCGGCCACGTCGGCACATCCCGGAACCACCGCTGCTGGACCACCACGGTCCCGCTTCGGTGATCGCGATGTGCAACCAGAAGGGCGGAGTGGGGAAGACCACGTCGACGATCAACCTCGGCGCATCCTTGGCGGAGTACGGGCGCCGGGTGCTGCTGGTGGACTTCGACCCGCAGGGGGCGCTCTCGGTCGGCCTCGGTGTCCAGCCCCACCAGCTGGAGCAGACCATCTACAACGTGATCATGGAGCGGTCGGTCTCCATCCACGACGTGGTGCGCCGGACCAGCGTCGAGGGGATGGACCTGCTGCCCAGCAACATCGACCTGTCCGCGGCCGAGGTGCAGCTGGTCGCCGAGGTGGGGAGGGAGCAGACCCTGGCCCGGGTGCTGCAACCCGCGATCGCCGACTACGACTACATCCTGGTGGACTGCCAGCCCTCGCTGGGCCTGCTGACGGTCAACGCGCTGGCCGCCGCCGATGGCGTGATCATCCCGCTGGAGTGCGAGTTCTTCAGCTTGCGCGGGGTGGCCCTTCTGATCGACACCATCGAGAAGGTGCGGGAACGGCTGAACCCGAAGCTGGAGATCAGCGGGATCCTGGCCACCATGTTCGACCCGCGCACGCTGCACTCCCGCGAGGTGATGGCGCGCGTCGTGGAGGCGTTCGGTGACGTCGTGTTCGACTCGGTGATCAACCGCACGGTCCGGTTCCCGGAGACCACGGTGGCCGGGGAACCGATCACCCGGTGGGCGCCGCGCTCCGCGGGGGCCCAGGCGTACCGGGCGCTGGCCCGCGAGGTGATCGCCCGATGA
- a CDS encoding NUDIX hydrolase, translated as MDKTGSGVERTNGEHEFTTLASEDVYVGTILALRADEVGMPGGGHARREVVEHLGAVAVVAIDEQDRVVLLHQYRYPVGRRLWELPAGLLDVAGEEPVRTARRELVEEAGIAATDWSVLVDVVSSPGFTDESIRIFLATGLSDVDRPEAVGDEEADLVVHRVPFDEAVDMVLAGEIVNAPAVSGLLAAKAVRDGARPARPVDAEWRDRPQRFRRRLGR; from the coding sequence GTGGACAAGACGGGAAGCGGTGTGGAGCGCACCAACGGCGAGCACGAGTTCACCACGCTGGCCAGCGAGGACGTCTACGTGGGCACGATCCTCGCGCTGCGGGCCGACGAGGTCGGCATGCCCGGCGGCGGGCACGCGCGGCGCGAGGTGGTCGAGCACCTCGGCGCGGTGGCCGTGGTGGCGATCGACGAGCAGGACCGGGTGGTGCTGCTGCACCAGTACCGCTACCCGGTGGGGCGGCGGCTCTGGGAGCTGCCCGCCGGGTTGCTCGACGTCGCCGGGGAGGAGCCGGTGCGCACCGCGCGGCGGGAACTGGTCGAGGAGGCCGGGATCGCGGCGACGGACTGGTCGGTCCTGGTGGACGTGGTGTCCTCGCCCGGCTTCACCGACGAGAGCATCCGCATCTTCCTGGCCACCGGTTTGTCCGATGTGGACAGGCCGGAAGCGGTCGGGGACGAGGAGGCCGACCTGGTCGTCCACCGGGTGCCGTTCGACGAGGCCGTGGACATGGTGCTGGCTGGGGAGATCGTCAACGCCCCCGCGGTGTCCGGGCTGCTCGCCGCCAAGGCGGTGCGCGACGGCGCCCGCCCGGCGCGGCCCGTCGACGCCGAGTGGCGGGACCGGCCGCAGCGGTTCCGCCGGCGGCTGGGCCGGTGA
- a CDS encoding cation:proton antiporter: MHDTAISLIELGAVFFGLGVLGRLAWKIGLSPIPLYLLGGLAFGTGGLIPLHGIQPFTHLASEIGVVLLLLLLGLEYSAGELVTGLRRSWLAGLIDIVLNALPGAAVALMLGWGPIGALTMAGVTYISSSGIVAKVLGDLGRLGNRETPVILSILVFEDLAMAVYLPILTALLAGVSFLGGLTAVGVSLVVITLVLVIALKFGKYVSALIDSPDPEVFLLRLLGSALLVAGIASELQVSAAVGSFLLGIAISGSTATNATRMLEPLRDLFAALFFVVFGLNTNPAEIPPVLPVALLLAVATAATKVATGWIASQMQGVGRMGRARAGAALVARGEFSIVIAGLAVASGAVSGELAALATAYVLLMAIIGPVTARVVEPVARMFVRRSSAAKA, translated from the coding sequence GTGCACGACACGGCGATCTCGTTGATCGAGCTCGGCGCGGTTTTCTTCGGTCTCGGCGTGCTGGGCAGGCTCGCCTGGAAGATCGGCTTGTCCCCGATCCCGCTGTACCTGCTGGGCGGCCTGGCGTTCGGCACTGGCGGCCTGATACCGCTGCACGGCATCCAGCCGTTCACGCACCTGGCCTCCGAGATCGGCGTGGTGCTCCTCCTGCTCCTGCTGGGTCTGGAGTACTCCGCGGGTGAGCTGGTCACCGGTCTGCGCCGCTCGTGGTTAGCGGGCTTGATCGACATCGTGCTCAACGCGCTGCCGGGTGCTGCGGTGGCGCTCATGCTGGGCTGGGGTCCGATCGGCGCGCTGACCATGGCCGGCGTGACCTACATCTCCTCGTCCGGCATCGTCGCGAAGGTGCTCGGCGACCTGGGCCGGCTGGGCAACCGGGAGACCCCGGTCATCCTGTCCATCCTGGTCTTCGAAGACCTGGCGATGGCCGTCTACCTGCCGATCCTGACCGCGCTGCTGGCCGGGGTCAGCTTCCTCGGCGGGCTCACCGCGGTCGGGGTGTCGCTGGTGGTGATCACCCTGGTGCTGGTGATCGCGCTGAAGTTCGGCAAGTACGTCTCGGCGCTCATCGACAGCCCCGACCCGGAGGTGTTCCTGCTGCGGCTGCTCGGCTCGGCGCTGCTGGTCGCCGGCATCGCCTCGGAGCTGCAGGTCTCGGCCGCCGTCGGCTCGTTCCTGCTGGGCATCGCGATCTCCGGGTCCACCGCGACGAACGCGACGCGGATGCTGGAGCCGCTGCGCGACCTGTTCGCCGCGCTGTTCTTCGTGGTGTTCGGGCTGAACACCAACCCGGCCGAGATCCCGCCGGTGCTGCCGGTGGCGCTGCTGCTCGCGGTGGCCACCGCAGCCACCAAGGTCGCCACCGGCTGGATCGCCTCGCAGATGCAGGGCGTGGGCCGGATGGGCCGGGCGCGCGCCGGTGCGGCGCTCGTGGCGCGCGGCGAGTTCTCCATCGTGATCGCCGGGCTGGCGGTGGCCTCGGGCGCGGTGTCCGGTGAACTGGCCGCCCTGGCCACCGCCTACGTGCTGCTGATGGCGATCATCGGACCGGTCACGGCCCGCGTGGTCGAGCCGGTGGCCCGGATGTTCGTCCGCCGCAGCAGCGCCGCGAAGGCCTGA
- a CDS encoding TrkA C-terminal domain-containing protein, giving the protein MDVTVTPLPGLGTRQDFTTRSGHRIGVITYRDGRFELIVSDHEDPDKVAASVDLTTDETSALANLLGAPQLVAKLTEQQREVTGVTTWQLPLAPGSPYDGRTLGDTEMRTRTSASIVAVVRDGTVHPSPRPDFLFSGGDLVVVVGTSKGLRAAAEILEKG; this is encoded by the coding sequence GTGGACGTAACAGTGACCCCGCTGCCGGGCCTTGGCACGCGGCAGGACTTCACCACCCGCTCCGGCCACCGCATCGGCGTGATCACCTACCGGGACGGCCGGTTCGAGCTGATCGTCTCGGACCACGAGGACCCGGACAAGGTCGCCGCTTCTGTCGACCTGACCACCGACGAGACCAGTGCGTTGGCCAACCTGCTGGGCGCCCCGCAGCTGGTGGCAAAGCTCACCGAGCAGCAGCGCGAGGTCACCGGGGTCACCACCTGGCAGCTGCCGCTCGCACCGGGATCGCCCTACGACGGTCGCACCCTGGGCGACACCGAGATGCGCACCCGCACCTCGGCGTCGATCGTCGCGGTCGTCCGCGACGGCACCGTGCACCCCTCGCCCCGCCCGGACTTCCTGTTCTCCGGCGGCGACCTGGTGGTCGTCGTGGGCACCAGCAAGGGGCTGCGCGCCGCAGCCGAGATCTTGGAGAAGGGCTGA
- the scpB gene encoding SMC-Scp complex subunit ScpB, producing the protein MSGEWEPQPAAEQDAPAGTPGSVVAPHAPAGPADGRSSGGERSSAADRAVEGEPSSGDQSSTGERSSAEDQEPAGEQPSTDDQASGSGPPFTGEPEPQPQEAEAVEQQRVPDLTSDEALDAALEALLLVVDVPAGEELLADTLEQPVQRVRQALQRLSDSYAESERGIDLRRVGDGWRLYTREVYAPYVERYLLDGQRTKLTRAALETLAVIAYRQPVTRARVAAVRGVNVDGVIRTLVGRGLVEEAGTDPETGGNLYCTTELFLERLGLSSLKDLPPLAPLLPEVDSIDDV; encoded by the coding sequence ATGAGCGGCGAGTGGGAGCCGCAGCCCGCTGCCGAGCAGGACGCCCCGGCCGGGACACCGGGCTCGGTGGTCGCGCCGCACGCCCCTGCCGGACCGGCCGACGGCCGGTCGTCGGGCGGCGAGCGGTCGTCCGCCGCGGACCGGGCGGTCGAGGGGGAGCCGTCCAGCGGAGACCAGTCGTCCACCGGTGAGCGGTCGTCCGCCGAGGACCAGGAGCCCGCCGGCGAGCAGCCGTCCACCGATGACCAGGCGTCCGGCAGCGGCCCGCCGTTCACCGGTGAACCGGAGCCCCAACCGCAGGAAGCCGAGGCGGTGGAGCAGCAGCGGGTGCCGGACCTGACCTCCGACGAGGCGCTCGACGCCGCGCTGGAAGCGCTGCTGCTGGTGGTCGACGTCCCCGCCGGCGAGGAGCTGCTGGCCGACACGCTGGAGCAGCCGGTGCAGCGGGTCCGCCAGGCGCTGCAGCGGCTCTCCGACAGCTACGCCGAGTCCGAGCGCGGCATCGACCTGCGTCGCGTCGGCGACGGCTGGCGCCTCTACACGCGGGAGGTCTACGCCCCTTACGTCGAGCGCTACCTGCTCGACGGGCAGCGCACGAAGCTCACCCGCGCCGCCCTGGAGACCCTGGCGGTCATCGCCTACCGGCAGCCGGTGACCCGCGCGCGGGTGGCGGCCGTACGGGGTGTCAACGTCGACGGCGTCATCCGTACCCTGGTAGGGCGCGGCCTCGTCGAAGAGGCCGGGACCGACCCGGAGACAGGCGGCAACCTGTACTGCACGACGGAGCTGTTCCTGGAACGGCTCGGCCTGTCGTCGCTGAAGGACTTGCCGCCGCTCGCTCCCCTGTTGCCTGAAGTGGATTCGATCGATGACGTCTGA